A window of Fundulus heteroclitus isolate FHET01 chromosome 15, MU-UCD_Fhet_4.1, whole genome shotgun sequence contains these coding sequences:
- the LOC105917162 gene encoding membrane progestin receptor beta: MSADILQRISTLTLSVKQLGRLPRLSDLLPSSLPSPRPTVSASQVPALFQEPYILTGYRPIQQDWRCYLLSLFQCHNESLNVWTHLLAAPVLLLLWWANADALGYALDAASVPLALFMASSLAYLCLSTAAHLLQSHSERAHYFFFFLDYVGVAVYQYGCSLGHYFYSSEQGWREVIGMLFLPGAAFFGWLSCAGCCFAKARYRRPYPPQRKICQLIPTSLAYVLDISPIAHRLLSASWTQEASLPFHALQVASFLLAAFFFSCPVPERFFPGRCDFVGQGHQVFHVFLSLCTMFQLEALFLDYARRRDTVLDVFGERQLWWACVSFPALCVCCVLTALIAMRHMDKELQRANKDK; this comes from the coding sequence ATGTCGGCGGACATTCTGCAGCGAATCAGCACCTTGACGCTGAGTGTCAAGCAGCTCGGCCGACTCCCTCGCCTCTCGGAcctcctcccttcctccctgCCGTCGCCCCGCCCCACCGTCTCTGCCTCCCAGGTCCCCGCCCTGTTCCAAGAGCCCTACATCCTGACGGGCTACCGCCCCATCCAGCAGGACTGGCGCTGCTACCTCCTGAGCCTCTTCCAGTGCCACAACGAGTCGCTGAACGTGTGGACTCATTTGCTGGCTGCCCCggtgctgctgctcctctggtGGGCCAACGCGGATGCCCTGGGGTACGCCTTGGATGCGGCCTCCGTGCCCCTCGCCCTCTTCATGGCGTCCTCTCTCGCGTACCTGTGCCTGAGCACGGCGGCTCACCTGCTGCAGTCCCACTCCGAGCGGGCGCActactttttcttctttttggacTACGTGGGCGTGGCTGTGTACCAGTATGGCTGCTCGCTCGGCCATTACTTCTACTCGTCTGAGCAGGGGTGGAGGGAAGTCATCGGGATGCTGTTTCTGCCCGGGGCCGCCTTCTTCGGGTGGCTCTCCTGCGCCGGCTGCTGTTTCGCCAAGGCCAGGTACAGGCGGCCATATCCGCCGCAGCGTAAAATCTGCCAGCTGATCCCCACCAGCCTTGCCTATGTGCTGGACATCAGCCCCATAGCCCACCGTCTGCTCTCCGCCTCCTGGACGCAGGAGGCCTCCCTCCCCTTCCACGCTCTGCAGGTTGCCTCGTTCCTTCTGGCcgccttcttcttctcctgccCCGTTCCGGAACGTTTTTTTCCAGGTCGCTGTGACTTCGTGGGCCAGGGTCACCAGGTCTTCCACGTGTTCCTGTCCCTGTGCACCATGTTCCAGTTGGAGGCGTTGTTCCTGGACTATGCCAGGCGGCGGGACACGGTGCTGGACGTGTTCGGAGAGAGGCAGCTGTGGTGGGCTTGCGTCTCCTTCcccgctctgtgtgtgtgttgcgtTCTCACCGCTCTCATCGCCATGAGGCACATGGACAAAGAACTGCAGAGAGCAAATAAGGACAAGTGA